tactggtaccatttttcacttcttttgtatgacgcggccggggatcggacccacgatctcccgcactcgaagcggacgctctaccactaggctatcgaggcggtttgaTTTAGGACTTTTGACCCAAATCGTACGTCATAAAATGCGGGACGGACAGACGAAGCGACGACTATATGCTTCCCCCgtcgggaagcataaaaatacAATAACCTGCTTTCTTAATTAATGTAACAAGACTATATATATAAGCTGTAAAACTAAATCGATATTAAACACTAAAAACCTTAtagaatgaaatactgttttacaCGTTAAATTATTAAGGTAAGattaaacaaataatttctaTGTTACCTGCCATTGCTGCAGCTAAAGGGAGTCCGTCACATAAACCAACAATTGCCTTAATATATGGTTCGTTCCCTGGTGTGAATACCTGAAAGTCTAGGGAGTATTTCACAGTTCCATCATGTTCTTTTTCCTCCTCTGAATTGTTTTCTCTTTCTTCAGTCATTTCAAAGAGCAATTCTAGAATTGCTGTATTATCTAATGGGTTGAGTTCAAAAGATGCATAACCTCTTGCTGTTAGTTTTGGTTTGTTGGCTGACGTGAGGACTGTTTGCAACATAGCGAGTTCTACTGATTTGTCGTAAAAATCTAGAAAACAATCTCTCAATTCTGGACAGTCCATAATCTTGTCAATATTATCTAGGAAAAGTACAATTTCACTTTCATATTTCCCTAAAGCATCTATTAAGGCATTGGTTGCCTTGTTTATCAGATCATTCCGGACAATACACTTGTCTCTATTAGGTTGTTTACAATTTATGCAAGAGTTACATGCGATTGTTTCTGATGGATACGTGTTTTCAAAACGCTCTTTTTCTTTACGCGCATTTATGCAAGTCAGAAAATCAATAAACCAAGAATATAGCGTATGACCCGAGTCTATATTGTCTAATTCAAAATCCTTCCAAATACACTTTTTACTTTTACACAGTTTGTACAGTTCTTCAATAAATCTCGACTTTCCAATTTTCTTCATTCCAAAAACAAGGACtgatttcttcttcttcttgaaAAGCAAGTCCATACATGATTCCAGGTCTTTATCCCGTCCAACAAATCTCCATTTTATATCAACACTGTCTTGAAGAGACTGACAATTCCCCATGATTGTGTCAAGCAAAATACACGAATAAATTTAATCAAACGCTAGATTGAGCGCCGTAGCGAACAAGTCATTGCAGGTAAAGCAAGGCAAA
This is a stretch of genomic DNA from Mercenaria mercenaria strain notata chromosome 4, MADL_Memer_1, whole genome shotgun sequence. It encodes these proteins:
- the LOC123551684 gene encoding uncharacterized protein LOC123551684 isoform X2; translated protein: MGNCQSLQDSVDIKWRFVGRDKDLESCMDLLFKKKKKSVLVFGMKKIGKSRFIEELYKLCKSKKCIWKDFELDNIDSGHTLYSWFIDFLTCINARKEKERFENTYPSETIACNSCINCKQPNRDKCIVRNDLINKATNALIDALGKYESEIVLFLDNIDKIMDCPELRDCFLDFYDKSVELAMLQTVLTSANKPKLTARGYASFELNPLDNTAILELLFEMTEERENNSEEEKEHDGTVKYSLDFQVFTPGNEPYIKAIVGLCDGLPLAAAMADIYTEQMKKIVNDVALFFHCLNEKMTGSHFSIDEAVEVASAAGDNAATGAMVKHKRLKPGLDRSILSMQKLQGKQKLKWHGILRECHAALKATDGVDSAKDMILKFMKENAKNAGLDLDEETLCDPTFLALAIRRLANQVEPSSPVQAIEDCEKERMSLLKEHEVASKMVATTKFDAEQSSVLKVHEEVEPHKDVENSLPSDPGKAKKLATRYSVSEGSDSSDSDSVSLQFTNIYLRQTEESMINEDKETSEI